One Pyrofollis japonicus DNA window includes the following coding sequences:
- a CDS encoding methyltransferase domain-containing protein, producing the protein MIEVFVYEFTRNSVPIPGFIINNIKKLNNKQKFEIRFDLGIIYKIINNNNNIIIILNIGKITKQINLPKSQIELENIDNSSMYIINNDSILTRVETFSEHGYLKLMMTEDMLSPTIVINGIHMHKIINKSPYRDALNKVKLLGNIRNRNVLDICTGLGYTAITALMRGAKKILTIELNGSILRIAEFNPWSYFLGSKNITILNNDATEILPLIDDNTFDKIIHDPPRFNIAGELYSLEFYKELFRVLRPGGVLFHYTGTPMRKRGKGSGPIIRGIKERLQKAGFVVKYYDSIAEGFVAVKPRLYTR; encoded by the coding sequence GTGATTGAAGTATTTGTTTACGAATTTACCAGAAACAGTGTACCAATACCGGGTTTCATAATTAACAATATAAAGAAGCTCAACAATAAACAAAAGTTTGAGATACGATTCGATCTAGGTATTATATATAAAATTATTAATAATAACAATAATATAATAATTATTCTAAATATAGGTAAAATCACAAAACAAATAAATTTGCCTAAATCACAAATAGAACTAGAAAACATAGACAATTCATCAATGTATATTATAAACAATGATAGCATTCTTACAAGAGTGGAAACATTTTCAGAACACGGATATCTCAAACTAATGATGACTGAGGATATGTTGTCCCCAACAATTGTAATAAATGGCATACATATGCACAAGATTATAAATAAGAGTCCATATAGGGATGCTTTAAACAAGGTAAAACTACTTGGCAATATTAGGAATAGGAATGTACTTGATATATGTACTGGCCTAGGATATACTGCTATTACAGCATTGATGCGAGGAGCTAAAAAGATACTAACAATTGAACTCAATGGTAGCATTTTAAGAATAGCCGAGTTTAATCCTTGGAGCTATTTTCTAGGATCAAAAAATATAACCATACTGAATAACGATGCCACAGAAATTCTTCCATTAATTGATGATAATACTTTTGATAAGATAATCCACGATCCACCAAGATTCAACATTGCTGGCGAATTATATAGTCTTGAATTTTACAAAGAACTTTTTCGCGTACTAAGGCCAGGCGGCGTACTGTTTCACTATACAGGTACACCTATGAGGAAAAGAGGAAAAGGCTCTGGACCAATAATTCGTGGCATAAAAGAAAGGCTTCAAAAAGCTGGATTCGTAGTAAAGTATTATGATTCTATAGCAGAAGGTTTTGTAGCAGTCAAACCTAGGCTTTATACCCGGTAA
- a CDS encoding geranylgeranylglycerol-phosphate geranylgeranyltransferase, which translates to MASSETIRGYIELLRPHNLFVSAITTLVGYSVVSKLQDGSIVGFDYLIASTIVVLIAAAGYVINDYYDIETDKISKPWRPIVRGSVKPEHARYFAYLLFILGITVALLSSLLIGLFALISGLLVHEYSRWIKKTGFIGNIAVSIESAATILFGGFFAAVYHGAYVPLIVLIPTIYAFLFVLGREIVKGIEDVEGDKQANIYTLAVTVGPHRAAIIATIILAIVVLISPLPWMAGIYNVLYLIFAAGVDLSIIVSILLLGRGKTLNELIEASRKARSLLKIGFLMGGLAFLLGII; encoded by the coding sequence ATGGCATCCAGCGAGACAATAAGAGGATATATAGAGTTACTTAGACCTCATAACTTATTCGTATCAGCAATTACTACGCTTGTCGGTTATAGTGTTGTATCGAAGCTTCAGGATGGTAGTATAGTAGGCTTTGATTATCTTATTGCAAGCACAATAGTTGTATTAATTGCTGCTGCTGGATATGTAATAAATGATTATTATGATATTGAAACTGATAAGATCTCTAAGCCTTGGAGACCCATTGTCCGAGGCTCCGTGAAGCCGGAACATGCAAGATATTTTGCATACCTATTGTTTATCCTTGGTATTACAGTCGCACTTCTGTCCTCTCTACTAATAGGGCTGTTCGCCCTAATTAGCGGCTTACTCGTACACGAGTATTCACGGTGGATTAAAAAGACCGGATTCATAGGTAATATAGCTGTTTCTATCGAATCCGCAGCCACTATATTATTTGGAGGATTCTTTGCAGCAGTATACCATGGCGCATATGTACCGTTAATAGTTCTTATTCCAACCATCTATGCGTTCCTATTTGTGCTCGGAAGAGAAATTGTTAAAGGAATCGAAGATGTTGAGGGAGATAAACAAGCTAATATATACACACTTGCTGTGACCGTAGGGCCTCATCGGGCTGCAATCATCGCAACAATAATATTAGCGATAGTGGTACTTATAAGCCCACTGCCATGGATGGCCGGCATATATAATGTACTATACCTTATCTTCGCCGCAGGTGTCGACTTGAGTATAATTGTTTCGATACTCTTACTTGGTCGGGGAAAAACACTAAATGAGCTCATAGAGGCTTCTCGTAAGGCTAGAAGCTTACTAAAAATTGGATTTTTAATGGGTGGGTTAGCATTTTTGCTAGGAATAATATGA
- a CDS encoding DUF61 family protein, translated as MSLDSMWRVIYTKVKREEMMSRQSIPREYKSLYELLNMEKPGVFLQSGLFHSFDKNDLNNARSLIPWYLHRLVKFPWVFIYRKSSVLRYFELVKPDQWAARALNYVLNGDLGGVVWEINESQMMKLLSLFKTLIIVLLNYNLEMGSEEAAET; from the coding sequence ATGAGCCTTGACAGTATGTGGCGCGTTATATATACCAAGGTTAAACGCGAGGAAATGATGAGCCGGCAGAGCATACCACGTGAGTACAAAAGCCTATATGAACTGCTTAATATGGAAAAACCGGGGGTCTTCCTACAATCGGGTCTATTTCATTCGTTCGATAAAAATGACCTAAACAATGCACGATCTCTTATCCCTTGGTATCTTCATCGTTTAGTTAAATTCCCTTGGGTTTTCATTTATCGTAAAAGTAGTGTATTAAGATATTTTGAACTAGTTAAGCCAGATCAGTGGGCTGCCCGTGCTCTTAACTATGTATTAAACGGTGATTTGGGAGGAGTTGTTTGGGAAATAAATGAGTCCCAGATGATGAAACTACTATCACTTTTTAAAACTCTTATTATAGTGTTACTGAATTATAACTTAGAAATGGGTAGCGAAGAGGCTGCTGAAACGTGA
- a CDS encoding fibrillarin-like rRNA/tRNA 2'-O-methyltransferase, which yields MEVVNVKEHEKYKGVYIVELEDGSTRLATVNLAPGKRVYGERLFKWGELELREWNPYRSKLAAALLKGLEELPIQRGHRILYLGAATGTTPSHVSDIVGLEGKVYALDVAPRVMRELVAVCETRPNMFPLLNDARKPYEYRHIVELVDGIYADVAQPEQAAIVADNADYFLKENGYLLLAIKARSIDVTKEPSEVFKHEINVLKERGFEIVDMVHLEPFDKDHAMVYARYRPQK from the coding sequence ATGGAGGTAGTTAATGTAAAAGAGCATGAAAAGTACAAGGGCGTCTATATAGTAGAACTAGAGGATGGATCAACGAGGTTAGCAACAGTAAACCTTGCACCGGGGAAACGAGTTTATGGAGAACGATTATTCAAGTGGGGAGAACTTGAGCTAAGAGAATGGAATCCGTATAGAAGCAAACTTGCAGCTGCCCTCCTTAAGGGTTTGGAAGAGCTACCAATTCAGCGCGGGCATCGAATACTTTATCTAGGTGCGGCGACTGGCACGACACCAAGCCATGTATCGGATATAGTTGGGCTTGAGGGCAAAGTGTATGCACTTGATGTTGCCCCTAGGGTAATGAGAGAACTTGTAGCTGTTTGTGAGACCAGGCCAAACATGTTCCCATTATTGAATGATGCTAGAAAGCCCTATGAGTATAGACACATAGTAGAACTTGTTGACGGTATATATGCTGATGTTGCCCAGCCCGAACAAGCAGCTATTGTTGCAGACAATGCTGATTACTTCCTCAAGGAGAATGGCTATCTGCTACTAGCCATAAAGGCAAGAAGCATTGATGTTACAAAAGAGCCTAGTGAGGTATTCAAACACGAGATAAACGTGTTAAAGGAAAGAGGATTTGAAATAGTTGATATGGTTCACTTAGAGCCCTTCGATAAGGATCACGCAATGGTATACGCGCGATATAGGCCGCAGAAGTAG
- a CDS encoding SWIM zinc finger family protein, protein MGIRSNIAIEAARIVNQRKVLYLRWINENTVAAAVRGSSNIYIVHINIDSGKATCTCKGFYYKGYCKHIIAVRNILRTYIARASKVKNESMATS, encoded by the coding sequence ATGGGTATCAGAAGCAACATAGCAATAGAGGCTGCCAGAATAGTAAATCAACGAAAAGTACTATATTTACGTTGGATTAATGAGAATACAGTTGCTGCAGCTGTTAGAGGCTCATCTAACATATACATTGTTCACATAAACATAGACTCCGGAAAGGCTACCTGTACATGCAAGGGGTTCTACTATAAAGGATACTGTAAACATATCATAGCCGTTAGGAACATCTTACGTACATATATAGCTAGAGCTTCAAAAGTGAAGAACGAAAGTATGGCAACCTCTTAA
- a CDS encoding polyprenyl synthetase family protein: MANETMTDLSIYTELLERWKSIKSLIDTAIENRLRELPQAQAINVAHYIAMGGKRLRGFLVIELAKTLGASIKDALDAAVAVELVHAASLALDDIIDEDTRRRGKEAAWIKHGLKKTVMVSNLLIPFAQEIIYQKYGALALLRTVAAWLDISKGEVIDAFYTEPLRPETYIEMVRLKTGSLFRLSAELGAIAAKAYDLLDSLSTIGENIGIMYQIADDIRDSMDPEKSTEPGLRLFRAWINGKGIAKAYLTINKLLEETNTLINKTFGTKSTLIHIIPSFIVSAMLGELDTKSILRKLN; encoded by the coding sequence ATGGCGAACGAAACTATGACGGATCTGAGTATTTATACGGAGCTACTGGAGCGGTGGAAGTCAATAAAATCACTCATAGATACAGCGATAGAAAATAGACTAAGAGAGCTGCCGCAAGCTCAAGCAATAAACGTTGCACACTATATTGCTATGGGCGGTAAGAGGCTGCGAGGATTCCTTGTAATCGAACTTGCAAAAACACTTGGGGCAAGCATTAAAGATGCCCTTGACGCTGCCGTGGCAGTTGAACTTGTGCATGCCGCAAGCCTGGCACTCGATGACATAATTGACGAGGACACACGGCGCAGGGGGAAAGAAGCTGCATGGATAAAGCACGGATTAAAGAAGACAGTCATGGTATCTAATTTACTCATTCCTTTCGCGCAGGAAATTATTTACCAAAAATATGGCGCACTAGCACTATTAAGGACGGTAGCGGCTTGGCTTGATATATCTAAGGGAGAGGTTATAGATGCATTCTACACCGAGCCTTTAAGGCCAGAAACATATATTGAGATGGTTAGACTCAAGACCGGATCACTCTTTAGGCTTTCAGCCGAGCTCGGCGCCATTGCCGCAAAGGCGTATGATCTCCTAGATTCTTTATCTACAATAGGTGAGAACATTGGAATAATGTACCAAATAGCCGACGATATTAGAGACAGCATGGACCCGGAGAAGTCAACCGAGCCTGGGCTAAGATTATTTAGAGCATGGATCAACGGCAAAGGAATAGCAAAAGCCTACTTGACAATAAACAAACTGCTTGAAGAAACAAATACATTAATCAACAAAACCTTCGGAACAAAAAGTACACTTATTCACATAATCCCTTCATTTATAGTCAGTGCCATGCTAGGCGAACTGGATACAAAATCGATACTCCGAAAACTAAACTAG
- a CDS encoding C/D box methylation guide ribonucleoprotein complex aNOP56 subunit (functions along with aFIB and aL7a; guides 2'-O-methylation of ribose to specific sites in RNAs) yields MKIYVVQHFTGSYALNENKDVVAFVHGPKGLDDMVEEALKIERGEPTAAYLRLLEKLKEMGINEIAVETNEEAKTATAKGFDAKVEPANPIARYFREHVAEIAVDTGFVKSIEDFYNLLHEFTIETTRRKLRRAAQKRDLLAAQAIRAIDDIDKTTNLFAARLREWYSLHFPELDDLVREHEDYVRIVAELGHRDNITVENLVKLGFSEEKAKKIAEAAKKSMGADYPEFDIEPMQRLARITLELYKLRRDLSDYIAQVMKEVAPNITALVGPLLGARLISLAGGLEELAFMPASTIQVLGAEKALFRALRTGGKPPKHGVIFQYPDIHRSPRWQRGKIARALAAKLAIAAKVDYFTGRFIGDKLKEALRKRIEEIKRIYAKPPKRKKEEVKPAKPAKRPPRRGRRGGKRKGRGGRR; encoded by the coding sequence ATGAAGATATATGTGGTGCAACACTTTACTGGAAGTTATGCTCTGAATGAGAATAAGGATGTTGTAGCATTCGTGCATGGTCCTAAAGGACTCGATGATATGGTTGAAGAAGCGCTAAAGATAGAGCGCGGTGAGCCTACTGCAGCCTACCTAAGGCTTCTTGAGAAACTAAAGGAGATGGGTATAAATGAAATAGCTGTCGAAACTAATGAGGAAGCAAAGACAGCAACGGCTAAAGGATTCGATGCAAAGGTCGAACCTGCAAATCCGATAGCAAGGTATTTCCGCGAACACGTAGCCGAGATCGCTGTAGATACAGGATTTGTGAAAAGCATAGAAGACTTCTATAACCTACTTCATGAATTTACTATAGAAACAACGCGTAGGAAGCTTAGAAGGGCGGCTCAGAAGAGAGACCTATTAGCCGCCCAAGCTATTCGCGCAATCGACGATATAGATAAGACGACAAACTTGTTTGCTGCAAGGCTTCGAGAATGGTATAGTCTGCACTTCCCAGAGCTTGATGACCTTGTTAGAGAACACGAAGACTATGTAAGAATTGTTGCAGAACTAGGTCATAGAGACAATATAACTGTTGAAAACCTTGTAAAGCTTGGTTTTAGCGAAGAAAAAGCCAAAAAGATAGCCGAAGCAGCTAAAAAGAGCATGGGTGCCGATTACCCAGAGTTCGACATAGAGCCTATGCAGAGGCTCGCAAGAATAACGCTTGAACTCTATAAGCTCCGCCGCGACCTATCAGACTACATTGCACAAGTGATGAAAGAAGTTGCTCCAAACATAACAGCCTTGGTTGGCCCGCTGCTAGGTGCAAGACTCATAAGCCTAGCAGGCGGACTAGAAGAACTAGCATTCATGCCAGCAAGCACGATACAAGTCCTTGGGGCAGAAAAGGCACTATTCCGAGCACTGCGTACAGGCGGAAAGCCGCCCAAGCATGGAGTAATATTCCAGTACCCAGATATCCATAGGAGCCCGCGCTGGCAGAGAGGTAAGATTGCCCGCGCACTGGCAGCGAAGCTTGCAATAGCAGCAAAGGTTGATTACTTTACTGGTCGCTTTATTGGCGATAAGCTAAAAGAAGCTCTGCGCAAGAGAATAGAGGAGATAAAGAGAATATATGCTAAGCCACCGAAGAGGAAGAAAGAAGAGGTAAAACCAGCCAAGCCTGCAAAGCGTCCGCCAAGAAGAGGAAGAAGAGGCGGCAAGCGCAAAGGTAGGGGCGGAAGAAGGTAA
- a CDS encoding NAD(P)-binding protein has translation MRHDFTVVGSGPAGASFAFYASNKGYKVIVYDIHEPGSKPCGWAVPGSIEHFIKIPKEFILTEIKGFRIYLNNQLIKEHSGGHWGYIINKPGFLKYLISSSEFIRKPVRLREDLSPIGVDPREETIIAVGSIGAYGYIHKNGVEVINAVQRILELKEPLDDVNTIEFWFDENLIGYYWVFPRGERVVDIGVGGLESFDKLVYRLEVFTREYLRSVKAEKSSAIKGARIIASNVNKELFMRERSPVVGEAAGFVYPLTGEGIRPSVASSYALFQSIDKGVDRVSVISNIIEWISRQRKLLDRVKAVSPKTRAAVLESIPLDVFTAIGLGELNLKKTLRIITKMPLSVARVLKALL, from the coding sequence ATGAGGCACGATTTCACAGTTGTAGGTTCAGGCCCAGCAGGTGCCTCCTTTGCGTTTTACGCTTCAAACAAGGGCTACAAAGTCATAGTCTACGACATTCACGAACCTGGCTCAAAGCCATGCGGCTGGGCGGTACCTGGCTCGATAGAACATTTCATAAAAATCCCAAAGGAGTTTATATTAACAGAGATAAAAGGCTTTCGTATATATCTAAACAACCAACTCATAAAAGAACATAGTGGAGGACATTGGGGCTACATTATCAATAAACCGGGGTTCCTGAAATACTTAATTTCGTCTTCGGAGTTCATACGAAAACCTGTACGTCTTCGCGAAGATTTATCACCTATCGGTGTAGATCCTCGCGAGGAGACGATAATAGCTGTAGGCTCTATAGGTGCGTATGGATACATTCATAAAAATGGAGTTGAAGTAATAAATGCAGTACAACGCATCCTCGAGCTCAAAGAGCCTTTAGACGACGTGAATACAATAGAGTTCTGGTTTGACGAGAACCTAATCGGATACTATTGGGTGTTTCCTAGAGGTGAACGTGTCGTTGATATAGGTGTTGGGGGGCTTGAATCGTTTGATAAACTTGTTTATAGGCTTGAAGTCTTTACGAGAGAGTATCTTAGATCAGTGAAAGCAGAGAAATCCTCTGCCATTAAGGGAGCAAGGATTATTGCATCAAATGTGAATAAAGAACTCTTCATGAGAGAAAGAAGCCCCGTAGTAGGAGAAGCAGCAGGATTCGTTTATCCCTTAACAGGTGAGGGAATTAGGCCAAGCGTTGCTTCATCATATGCTTTGTTTCAGAGCATAGATAAGGGCGTGGATAGAGTCTCAGTGATATCAAACATAATAGAGTGGATATCGAGGCAAAGAAAGCTACTAGATAGAGTAAAGGCCGTGTCTCCTAAAACACGAGCAGCAGTACTAGAGTCTATACCGCTTGACGTGTTTACTGCAATAGGGTTGGGAGAACTTAACCTTAAGAAAACATTACGAATTATCACAAAGATGCCACTATCTGTCGCTAGGGTGCTAAAAGCTCTTCTCTAA
- a CDS encoding S-methyl-5'-thioadenosine phosphorylase → MEKADFPPKPYEKAEIGIIGGSGLYDPGILEDIKEIKVYTPYGEPSDYIILGTLKGRRVAFLPRHGRGHRIPPHRINYRANIWALKSLGVKWVIAVSAVGSLREDYKPGDLVVPDQFIDMTKNRDYTFFDQGVVAHVSMADPFCEHLRKLIIETGKQLGYTIHEKGTYICIEGPRFSTRAESRIWKEVFRADIIGMTLVPEVNLACEAQLCYATLALVTDYDVWAERPVTADEVARVMKENTEKARRILYELIPKIPEEPDSELCSCCNALKTALL, encoded by the coding sequence GTGGAAAAAGCTGACTTTCCTCCAAAGCCTTACGAGAAGGCTGAAATAGGAATAATTGGTGGAAGCGGGCTCTATGATCCGGGTATATTAGAAGATATTAAGGAAATTAAAGTATACACGCCTTATGGCGAACCAAGTGACTACATAATATTAGGAACATTGAAAGGTAGACGAGTAGCGTTTCTCCCCCGTCACGGACGTGGACACCGTATTCCTCCCCATCGCATAAACTATAGAGCAAACATATGGGCATTAAAATCGCTTGGAGTAAAGTGGGTTATTGCTGTATCCGCTGTAGGTTCCCTCCGAGAAGACTATAAGCCGGGTGATCTTGTTGTCCCAGACCAATTCATAGATATGACAAAGAATAGAGACTACACTTTCTTCGATCAAGGAGTTGTAGCACACGTCAGTATGGCTGATCCATTCTGTGAACATCTCCGTAAGCTAATTATAGAAACAGGTAAACAGCTGGGCTATACAATTCACGAAAAAGGTACATACATATGCATAGAAGGGCCCCGCTTCTCAACAAGGGCTGAGAGCAGAATCTGGAAAGAGGTATTCAGGGCCGATATAATTGGCATGACACTTGTCCCTGAAGTAAACCTTGCATGTGAAGCACAGCTCTGCTATGCAACACTGGCTCTGGTGACGGACTATGATGTGTGGGCTGAACGTCCTGTGACAGCTGACGAAGTAGCAAGAGTTATGAAGGAGAACACGGAGAAGGCTCGCAGAATACTATATGAACTAATCCCGAAGATACCTGAGGAACCGGATTCAGAGCTTTGCAGCTGCTGCAACGCATTAAAAACGGCACTCCTATAA
- a CDS encoding HD domain-containing protein — protein sequence MSTFDRRVKIVYEKLRAKAETISNDTIRRLVLELLTEPVITFTKVEPKISFFESPAAPKKHHAYPGGLLDHTLGVTEIAEKLMDVYSNIYGAKIDRNIVVAAALLHDLFKYYQYERDPLTGGYRPRSDWYFSHDFAMVAELSVRGAPERLIRAVAEVHGTVPFTMIESQIVHQADSTDSEMIAKIQDIIWRVCMDIEIEIPETKAIKVFNEALKRLPIFEYARIYYSEGRDALREYIKKLLGLETKS from the coding sequence TTGAGCACGTTCGATAGACGCGTAAAAATAGTCTATGAAAAGCTTAGGGCTAAGGCAGAGACTATAAGCAATGATACTATCAGGAGACTCGTGCTTGAACTCCTAACAGAGCCCGTGATAACGTTTACAAAGGTTGAGCCAAAGATAAGCTTCTTTGAAAGCCCTGCCGCGCCCAAGAAGCACCATGCTTACCCCGGGGGACTCCTAGACCATACTCTCGGTGTTACGGAGATAGCCGAGAAGCTAATGGATGTCTATAGCAACATATATGGTGCTAAAATCGATAGGAATATAGTTGTTGCCGCAGCTCTGCTACACGACTTATTTAAGTATTATCAGTACGAGAGGGATCCATTGACTGGCGGATATAGGCCTCGTTCTGATTGGTACTTTAGCCACGACTTTGCAATGGTTGCTGAGCTTAGTGTACGTGGAGCCCCTGAGCGCTTGATAAGAGCCGTAGCAGAGGTTCACGGCACGGTTCCTTTCACAATGATAGAGTCACAGATAGTTCACCAGGCCGATTCGACAGATTCTGAGATGATCGCTAAGATACAAGACATAATATGGAGAGTCTGTATGGATATAGAGATAGAGATACCGGAGACAAAGGCGATAAAGGTATTCAATGAGGCTCTTAAACGGTTGCCGATATTTGAGTATGCGCGAATATACTATAGTGAAGGCAGAGACGCGCTGCGCGAGTACATAAAGAAGCTATTAGGACTTGAGACTAAGTCCTAG
- a CDS encoding tRNA-wybutosine modification methyltransferase TYW3, with protein sequence MDRDKANKCTSIEWAELRDRLKSNLKNALSKNEVDQDIVDILMLLNSIDCIATSSSCSGRIVVIAAPSPGDKKKGGIQAKWHTTITVHDLIPVLDRLIQRDKYDFIWISAQPIILSIHTCSFSLASTIVRLVESIGFKYSGIKPHKNSYNILVLGTERIDIPIKIRENIFIKELNINNIAIITNILNTYLSLVKRKIQRLKRVLAASLHLLEEKCEEATLF encoded by the coding sequence ATGGATAGGGATAAAGCAAATAAATGCACTAGTATTGAATGGGCTGAGCTTAGGGATAGGCTGAAATCGAACCTAAAAAATGCTCTTAGCAAAAACGAAGTAGATCAAGACATAGTTGATATATTAATGCTCCTTAACAGCATCGATTGTATTGCGACATCAAGTTCTTGTAGTGGACGCATAGTGGTAATTGCTGCACCATCTCCAGGAGATAAGAAGAAAGGAGGCATACAGGCAAAATGGCATACTACGATAACAGTACATGATTTAATACCAGTCCTTGATAGGCTTATCCAAAGAGATAAGTATGATTTTATTTGGATATCTGCTCAGCCGATAATTTTGAGTATACATACATGCAGTTTCTCCCTGGCGAGTACTATTGTACGTCTTGTAGAGAGTATAGGGTTCAAGTACTCTGGCATAAAGCCCCATAAGAATAGTTATAATATCCTTGTCCTGGGGACTGAAAGAATAGATATCCCAATAAAAATAAGAGAAAATATATTTATAAAAGAATTAAATATAAATAATATTGCCATAATAACAAATATTTTAAACACTTATCTTTCTCTAGTTAAAAGGAAAATACAACGACTTAAAAGAGTATTAGCAGCATCTCTACATTTACTTGAGGAAAAATGTGAAGAAGCTACCCTATTCTGA
- a CDS encoding ATP-grasp domain-containing protein — translation MPRVAILHYTPRPTWSSRKLLKALSKQGASTLYIVWPYLSAEIRGDCAIKYQGKCTNVDAIIVRGMGQGLSAEKYQFRLALLKAAEDSGILVVNPSFSLFLARDKFSSLRVLESHRIPVPRTIITENPSTALHFVEKVGQAVIKPLMGSLGLGSFRVADIDTAYHVVNLLLRVNQPIYLQEYLEKKDSMDLRVFVVGEKVVGSMYRQTIGGWKTNIARGAKPIPAHPEAEVLEAAVRATKLLGLFYAGVDIIETPNNEFYVIEVNASPLWRGLQSATGVDPAEEIAKLIIGLVKR, via the coding sequence ATGCCTAGAGTAGCCATACTACACTATACACCTAGACCAACCTGGAGTTCACGTAAGCTCCTAAAAGCTCTATCAAAACAAGGTGCATCAACACTTTACATAGTATGGCCATACTTGTCTGCAGAGATAAGAGGCGACTGTGCGATAAAGTATCAAGGGAAGTGCACGAACGTAGATGCAATCATAGTGAGAGGCATGGGACAAGGTCTTTCTGCAGAGAAATACCAGTTTCGCCTAGCATTACTCAAGGCAGCTGAAGATTCCGGCATCCTAGTTGTGAACCCATCATTTTCTCTATTCCTTGCACGTGACAAATTTTCCAGTCTACGAGTACTAGAATCACATAGAATACCCGTGCCAAGGACAATCATAACTGAGAACCCATCAACGGCACTACACTTTGTCGAAAAAGTAGGTCAAGCAGTAATTAAGCCGCTCATGGGCAGCCTGGGTTTAGGATCCTTTCGCGTAGCTGATATAGACACAGCGTATCATGTAGTAAATCTCCTTCTCAGAGTTAACCAACCCATATATCTCCAAGAATATCTTGAGAAAAAGGATAGTATGGATCTAAGAGTCTTCGTTGTCGGAGAAAAAGTCGTAGGATCCATGTACCGCCAAACAATTGGTGGATGGAAAACAAATATAGCGAGAGGGGCTAAACCCATACCTGCACACCCAGAGGCCGAGGTGCTTGAAGCGGCAGTAAGGGCAACAAAACTTCTGGGCCTCTTCTACGCAGGTGTAGACATAATAGAGACGCCCAATAATGAGTTCTACGTAATAGAAGTAAATGCGTCTCCTCTTTGGCGCGGACTTCAAAGTGCAACTGGAGTTGATCCCGCCGAGGAAATAGCTAAACTCATAATAGGTCTCGTGAAAAGGTGA
- a CDS encoding DNA polymerase sliding clamp — MGKAHLSYPDAKSFYNILDSLSKIVDEVNMTISNEGVKAVAIDPAHVALITIELPPESFIEYEVEGEKVELGFNVANVAKLVKRGKKGDKLEIDVEEDKVTWSIVGAVIKRYRLNNLEVAIPEIPEAQLEFKIHVAMIVDPFKNALRDAEAVGDTVELEAPNESMLIIRGVGTAVAEAKINSDSPAVVEFKVEEPGKSAYSIDYLKHVLSLTKVADTIVIEFSPEMPLRLQFRLPAGGNVTYLLAPKAI; from the coding sequence TTGGGCAAGGCGCACTTATCTTATCCGGATGCAAAGTCGTTCTACAATATATTAGACTCTCTTTCAAAAATAGTTGACGAAGTGAACATGACTATATCAAACGAAGGCGTAAAGGCTGTAGCTATTGACCCCGCACACGTGGCGCTTATAACGATTGAATTGCCGCCTGAGAGCTTTATAGAGTATGAAGTTGAAGGCGAAAAAGTTGAGCTTGGTTTTAATGTAGCAAATGTTGCTAAATTAGTGAAAAGAGGTAAGAAAGGAGACAAGCTCGAGATAGATGTTGAAGAGGATAAAGTGACGTGGTCGATTGTTGGTGCTGTGATAAAAAGATACAGGTTGAATAATCTAGAAGTAGCTATACCTGAAATACCTGAAGCCCAGCTAGAGTTTAAGATTCATGTAGCGATGATAGTGGATCCATTCAAGAATGCTCTGCGTGATGCAGAAGCAGTTGGGGACACTGTTGAACTTGAAGCGCCGAACGAGTCAATGCTGATCATAAGGGGTGTAGGTACAGCTGTAGCCGAGGCCAAGATTAATAGTGATTCGCCAGCTGTTGTCGAGTTTAAGGTAGAGGAGCCGGGCAAGTCGGCATATAGTATAGACTACTTGAAGCACGTCTTGTCATTAACAAAGGTTGCGGATACCATAGTCATCGAGTTCTCTCCGGAAATGCCGCTGAGGCTTCAGTTTAGATTACCCGCGGGCGGCAATGTAACGTACTTGCTCGCTCCTAAGGCCATATAA